ATTCCGAAAATGACTTAGGATCAATATCGGCGATCCTAGCGATGGGACGACAATCCGCCAAGAGGCGATAACGGGCGATAACAGGCGACCATGCGACAGGTGCAGGACTTGCACGACGGAATGTGCGGTCAGACCGATGTGATCTTGCGCAATTGCGCGGCAGGCGCATCGTGGAGGTCGTCCGGTGCGGCGAGATAGGCTGGCCAATCGATCGGCCGGCAGAACAGACCGCGGCGGCCGATCTCGCGAAACAGGCGGTCCGCGCGCTGCTTTGCAGGCACGCCTACGAGGGGGGTGCCGGCCAAGGCATCGGCTTGCACTTCGTTGCGGATGAACTCGTACATCCGCAAGATGAAATGGTCGGAGAGGCCTTCAAAGTCGTCCATGGAGATCCCAGGCTCGTGTCAAGACAACGTCCATTCGAGGACACGCCAGCTGACCCAGGCGATCGCGCCGATCCAGGCGATCATCGCGCCGCCGACCGCGCCAAAGAACGCAAGCGCGACCAGATAGTCGCTGGTCGGCCGGCGCTGAACGCCGACAGGCACTTCTTGCGTGGCGGTTCTATCAAGCATTCTGGTCCCTGACGGATGACAGGGATAACGAGCTCAATGCGGATCGACAAATGGACGACGATATTAACCTCACCAGTCAACCTTAAGACGGAAACCGCGCCTCCTCGCGCGAGGCGTCCGACCGGGCGCGAACCGCTGGCTGATGACAAACCAGCCAGGGATCACAGCCAAGGGCCACAGCTAAGGGCCGTGAGGCGACATCGGCGGCTTGGTTGCGGCCGTGTCGCCCAGCATCTCGAGCTGGCTCGCCAGTGCGCTGAGGCTGCGTGATATGCTCTTCAGGATGGTGGCAGTCCTGGCGGGCAGACCTGTTTCGGTCGCCTTTCCGTTGAAAGCCCTCGCGAGTGCGCGGCACTCTGCGGCGGAGGGCAGACTTCTATGCACGGTCGCTTTGACTCCAGCTGACACATTCGCGTTTTCTGCACGTTTTGCAAACGAACATGCGCGCGCTAAACACAAATGCAAGCAAAAACGAGAGTGGCGAAAATGGCCGGAAAAATCCCAGACAATTCAGATCCAGCCTTGGCGAAGCGTCACAAGCAATCGGCGATCATCGGCCGCCTGACCGTGGCCTGCTTCGTGGCGATGCGCAGCGGCTACGCGCGCAAGCATCTCGGGGCGGTGTTCGAAGAGCTGCTGACGGCGCTGGCGATCCGCGTCGCCGACGATCTCGGCGCACCGCCATTGACGGCGTCCGATCTGTCCAGGCATCTGGGATTGCCGCGCTCCAACGTCCGCCGCTGCCTCGAAGCCCTGGCCGAGGAAGGCGTCGTCCGCAAGGAGAATGAGCACGGCTACAGGGGAGAGTTGGACTGGCTCGCCTCCCGGATCGATGCGGAGTATTTCCTGACGATCCGCAATGCGATCATCTCCGCGGCTGACGAGTTGAAGGCGCTGGACGCGCCCGCGTAAGGAGGCCTGCGCAGGAGGCGCCTGGCGCCGGATACTTGATCTAGATCAAGCTTGCCACGGCACCGCCATTCCGGAATGGTTGTCGATGGCCGCGCAGAAGCGCCGCCCCATAGCCAAGGAGATGATCGATCATGACCTCCTCGAACTCCCTGCGTCGCCTGATGCTCGCTGCGGCAAGCACCTTGCTTCTCGGCACGGGCGCCCAGGCCGGGCCGATCCCCACACATCTGTCGGCGATCAAATCGATGGTCGAGCCGACCACGACCGAAGTGCGCTGGGTCGGCGGCTGGCGCGGCGGCTATGGCTATCGCGGCGGCGGCTGGGGCTACCGCGGTTGGGGTTATCGCGGAGGCTGGGGCTATCGCGGCCTCGGTTATGGCGTCGCCGGCGCCGTGGTCGGCGGCGCGATTGCGCGGAGTGTCTATTACGGAGGCTATGGCGGCTATCCCGCCTACAGCTACGGCTACAGTTACCCGCCCGCTGCGTATTATGGCTATGGCGGCGACTACGGCTACGGCTACGGCGGCGATTATTGCGCGCCCTCCGGCAGCTACTGGGCCTACTAGAGCATAGGATGGGTAGAGCGCACCGAAACCCATCGACGAACATCCAGCTTGAAACGTGATGGGTTTCGCAGCGGACTTCATCCCTCGCCCGCCGGCGGGATCACATACAGCGTCAGCACGCGCAGGACGACGATGAAGCCGACGAAGGCCGACGCCGCGTTCACATAAAGTTGCTGCCGTGATGTGATGACGTGACAAGGCGGGGTATCGCCCGGCGACGAAAAATCGGCACACTCAAACTCCCAACAATGACGACCCACGCTGCAGTCGCACCGGGGACTGCAAATGAGCAACGTCCATCGCCTGGGTGAGCACCACAGGGGC
This is a stretch of genomic DNA from Bradyrhizobium sp. CB2312. It encodes these proteins:
- a CDS encoding helix-turn-helix domain-containing protein, which encodes MAKRHKQSAIIGRLTVACFVAMRSGYARKHLGAVFEELLTALAIRVADDLGAPPLTASDLSRHLGLPRSNVRRCLEALAEEGVVRKENEHGYRGELDWLASRIDAEYFLTIRNAIISAADELKALDAPA